The following proteins come from a genomic window of Bos mutus isolate GX-2022 chromosome 21, NWIPB_WYAK_1.1, whole genome shotgun sequence:
- the GPR68 gene encoding ovarian cancer G-protein coupled receptor 1, whose protein sequence is MGGEAPAGPKMGNITADNTSMNCDIDHTIHQTLAPVVYVMVLVVGFPANCLSLYYGYLQIKARNELGVYLCNLTVADLFYICSLPFWLQYVLQHDHWSHDDLSCQVCGILLYENIYISVGFLCCISIDRYLAVAHPFRFHQFRTLKAAMGVSALIWVKELLTSIYFLMHEEVVEDADRHRVCFEHYPLEPRQRGINYYRFLVGFLFPICLLLASYRGILRAVRRSHGTQKSRKDQIQRLVLSTVVIFLACFLPYHVLLLVRSLWESSCDFAKGIFNAYHFSLLLTSFNCVADPVLYCFVSETTHRDLARLRGACLAFLTCARTGRAREAYPLGAPEASGKSEDPEVLTRLHPAFQTPHPPGMGGSPAGGLS, encoded by the coding sequence ATGGGGGGTGAGGCCCCGGCAGGCCCGAAGATGGGGAACATCACAGCAGACAACACCTCGATGAACTGTGACATCGACCACACCATCCACCAGACGCTGGCCCCGGTGGTCTACgtcatggtgctggtggtgggctTTCCGGCCAACTGCCTGTCCCTCTACTACGGCTACCTGCAGATCAAGGCCCGGAACGAGCTGGGCGTGTACCTGTGCAACCTGACGGTGGCCGACCTCTTCTACATCTGCTCCCTCCCCTTCTGGCTGCAGTACGTGCTGCAGCACGACCACTGGTCCCACGACGACCTGTCCTGCCAGGTGTGCGGGATCCTGCTCTACGAGAACATCTACATCAGCGTGGGCTTCCTCTGCTGCATCTCCATCGACCGCTACCTGGCCGTGGCCCACCCCTTCCGCTTCCACCAGTTCCGCACTTTGAAGGCCGCCATGGGCGTCAGTGCGCTCATCTGGGTCAAGGAGCTGCTGACCAGCATCTACTTCCTCATGCACGAGGAGGTGGTGGAAGACGCCGACCGGCACCGCGTCTGCTTCGAGCATTATCCGCTCGAGCCGCGCCAGCGCGGCATCAACTACTACCGCTTCCTGGTGGGCTTCCTCTTCCCCATCTGCCTGCTGCTGGCCTCCTACCGGGGCATCCTGCGGGCCGTGCGCCGCAGCCACGGGACCCAGAAGAGCCGCAAGGACCAGATCCAGCGGCTAGTGCTCAGCACCGTGGTCATCTTCCTGGCCTGCTTCCTGCCCTACCACGTGCTGCTGCTGGTGCGCAGCCTCTGGGAGTCCAGCTGCGACTTCGCCAAGGGCATCTTCAATGCCTACCACTTCTCCCTGCTCCTCACCAGCTTCAACTGCGTGGCCGACCCCGTGCTCTACTGCTTCGTCAGCGAGACCACGCACAGGGACCTGGCCCGCCTCCGCGGGGCCTGCCTGGCCTTCCTCACCTGCGCCAGGACCGGCCGGGCCCGGGAGGCCTACCCGCTGGGCGCCCCCGAGGCCTCCGGGAAGAGCGAGGATCCCGAGGTCCTGACAAGGCTCCACCCGGCCTTCCAGACCCCCCACCCGCCTGGAATGGGAGGGTCCCCCGCAGGTGGGCTGTCCTAG